The Humulus lupulus chromosome 4, drHumLupu1.1, whole genome shotgun sequence genome has a window encoding:
- the LOC133831297 gene encoding dehydration-responsive element-binding protein 1F-like, with protein sequence MNFSTEESPSSSSSSSCSSHHVRKDISPQNLINVNSSPLNCKPSSNTRVSNTVNSLQEKRKSGRKKFKETRHPVYRGVRQRRGKWVCELRQPHSKNSRLWLGTFSSPDVAARAYDVAALAIKGESASLNFPEERTRYHQPRQQFASTSSSSSSAVVPVVATTDQEEVSQDDKGNKGSTAGTDSTSSAPPSSEATAANASRNVEVYYDEEELFNMPGLLDSLAEGLMLTPPAMQKGFSWDDYNGFEDSGDDFSLWSE encoded by the coding sequence ATGAATTTTAGTACTGAAGAATCTCCATCTTCGTCGTCATCCTCATCCTGTTCAAGCCACCATGTCCGCAAAGATATCAGCCCCCAGAACCTCATAAATGTCAACTCTTCACCTCTGAATTGCAAGCCCAGCAGTAATACTAGGGTTAGTAATACTGTGAACTCATTACAGGAAAAGAGAAAGTCCGGTAGGAAGAAGTTCAAGGAGACCAGGCACCCGGTCTACCGAGGTGTCCGTCAGAGAAGGGGGAAGTGGGTTTGTGAGTTGAGACAGCCACACAGTAAGAACTCTCGCTTGTGGCTCGGAACTTTCTCTTCTCCAGACGTGGCGGCTAGGGCTTATGATGTCGCTGCTCTGGCCATTAAAGGTGAGTCTGCGTCGTTGAATTTCCCAGAAGAAAGAACGAGATATCATCAGCCTCGTCAACAGTTTGCTTCGACGTCATCGTCATCTTCGAGTGCTGTGGTGCCGGTGGTGGCTACTACTGACCAGGAAGAAGTTTCTCAAGATGATAAGGGAAATAAAGGGAGTACAGCTGGTACTGATTCAACGTCGTCGGCGCCACCGTCCTCGGAAGCGACGGCGGCCAACGCGTCGAGAAATGTTGAGGTGTATTATGATGAGGAGGAGCTGTTTAATATGCCTGGATTGCTTGACAGTTTGGCTGAGGGTTTGATGCTTACTCCTCCAGCTATGCAAAAAGGGTTTAGTTGGGATGATTATAATGGTTTTGAGGATTCGGGTGATGATTTTTCTCTGTGGTctgaataa
- the LOC133832981 gene encoding uncharacterized protein LOC133832981 — translation MKLEIEMFDGNVDFRIWRRKIKGMLASQKLLRVLEDPISWPEGTTKDQKEEMLESAIGIMLFHLSDSIIRMLSSSKSLEQNLDEFLRMNIELANSGEGEALSDENQTIIILNSLPESFKEVKSAIKYGCTSITLEEVISALKSKDLEFK, via the exons ATGAAGCTTGAAATAGAGATGTTTGATGGTAATGTGGATTTTAGAATTTGGAGAAGGAAGATTAAAGGAATGTTGGCTTCTCAAAAGTTATTGCGTGTTCTTGAAGATCCCATTTCATGGCCTGAAGGTACTACAAAAGATCAAAAAGAAGAAATGCTTGAATCAGCCATTGGGATTATGCTTTTTCATTTGTCGGACTCCATCATTAGAATG TTGAGTAGTAGCAAGAGTTTGGAGCAGAATTTGGATGAGTTCCTAAGGATGAACATTGAGTTGGCTAACTCTGGAGAAGGAGAAGCTTTAAGTGATGAAAACCAAacaattatcattttaaattctCTGCCTGAATCGTTTAAGGAGGTCAAAAGTGCTATCAAGTATGGTTGTACATCAATTACTTTAGAAGAAGTAATTTCGGCATTGAAATCAAAGGATTTAGAGTTCAAATAA